The sequence CCGGCGGCATCCGGTCCTGATGCTCGATGCCCTGGTCGGTGCGCACGTGGAACGATGCCGACATCGTGAAGATCGCCACGCCGTTCTGGACACCGGTCACCCGCCGTGTGACAAACGACCGACCGTCGCGGATCCGATCGACGAGGAACAGTGTCGGCTTCTCCGGTTTCCCGGGCCGCAGGAAGTAGCCGTGCAGCGAGTGGACCGCGTACTCGGCGGACACCGTGCGGGTGGCCGACATCAGTGCCTGACCGGCGACCTGGCCACCGAACGTTCGCTGCATCAGCGTGGGAAACGCCAGTCCCCGATAGATGTCGGTCTCGATGGACTCGACCTGGAGGATCTCTTCGATGGTTGCCACGGGCCCAGTATCGCGCACCGGGCGTCCGGCGCGGGTGCTGCCCGTGCGGTCTGACCGGGTGTGTTGCCGACGTCACGTCCTCCGCGCCCGGGAACGGTCAGAGTTCGTCGAGCGAGATCAGCCCGTCCTGAACGGCACGCGCGACCAGCGCGGCCTTGGTGGAGGCCGTCCGACCGGCATCCGAATACTTGACACGGATCCTCGTCAGGTGCGTGTTCACTGTCCCGAGAGAGATGAACAGTGCCTCTGCCACTGCGGTTTTGGAGTCGAGCATCAGCCAGGTACGGAGGACTTCGATCTCACGGGTGGTGAGCGAGGGATGCTCGCTCTCCGCGGCGTCGGCTCCGCACGAACAGAGCCGACGATCGGATTCGGCGCGGGCCGCGGACGTGACCAGAGTCATGTGTGCGCGACCGGGACCCGTGCGACGGGAAGCGACGAGGGGGCCGTCGAGTGGCTGCCCAGGCAGCGGCATCCGTCGTTGCGCGAGGCGGGCGAGCGCCTCCTGGCGACGCCGTGACGACTCGGCGTGCAGGCGCGCGTCGCGCTCGGGCCGATCAGTGCCGGCGCCGGGAGCGCAGCGAGCGGGCCGATCAGTGCCGGCGCCGGGAGCGGGCTGATCTGTGCCGGCGACAGAAGAACGGTGCTGCGAAAGCTGATGTGCGATCACTGTCATGGTTGTCCTCACTCCGTCAGGGGGCATCCGGTGTATCTGCCCTGGTGTCGTGAGTTAGACGCGACGAATCGCCACAAGGTTCCGTGAATCTGAGAACTAATTCATCGACGCGGCGGCCGACCGTGTCGGAGCTGCTTCAGTCGGGACCGTCGCCGTGGCCGCCGTCGACCACCCGACCATCGACCTCGGCGCCGTCGACCTCGGCATCATCGACCTCGGCACCATCCACCTCGGCACCGTCGACCTCAGAGGCGGCCTCGCCGACCGCGATGACGATGACCGTGACGTTGTCGTGCGCACCGAGCGCAAGCGTCGCCTCCACCAGCGCCTCGGCGCCGCCTTCCGCCGACGACGCGCTCCGCAGGAGATCGGCGATCTCCTCGTCGGGCAGTTCGCCGGTGAGTCCGTCGGAACAGATCAACAGCATGTCGCCGGGCAACGCCCGAAGCGAGAAGAAGTCTGCCTCCGGCTCGGCCATACCGGCTCCGAGCGCACGGGTGATCACGTTGCGTCGTGGGTCGACACGGGCTTCTTCGGGCGTGAGGAAGCCGGCGTCCACGAACTCCTGGACCTGCGAGTGGTCCACCGTGAGCTGTTCGAGTTCGCCGCTCTGGAGACGATAGGTCCGCGAGTCGCCGATGTTGAGGACCAACCAGTGCGGCTCCCCCTCGTGGGTCACCAGAACGGCACCGGTTGCGGTGGTTCCCGCGCGGCGCTGCGACTCGGTGTCGATCTCGCCGATCCGCACCTGGGCGTCTGACAGCAGCTCGATGAGGGCCAACTGGGTCTCGGTCTGGTCGCCCAGCGCCTGGACAGCTGCCAGGGTCTCGAGAGCCGCCTCACTGGCCAGCTCACCGCTGTCGTGCCCGCCCATGCCGTCGGCGAGCAGGTATCGGCCCGGCTCCACCAGCGCGGCATCCTCGTTTGTCTCACGCACCCGGCCGACGTTGCACACCGCCGCCCACT is a genomic window of Gordonia sp. SID5947 containing:
- a CDS encoding LuxR C-terminal-related transcriptional regulator; protein product: MTVIAHQLSQHRSSVAGTDQPAPGAGTDRPARCAPGAGTDRPERDARLHAESSRRRQEALARLAQRRMPLPGQPLDGPLVASRRTGPGRAHMTLVTSAARAESDRRLCSCGADAAESEHPSLTTREIEVLRTWLMLDSKTAVAEALFISLGTVNTHLTRIRVKYSDAGRTASTKAALVARAVQDGLISLDEL
- a CDS encoding protein phosphatase 2C domain-containing protein, translated to MDAATIVRDASRCGTDTLAGLQLEWAAVCNVGRVRETNEDAALVEPGRYLLADGMGGHDSGELASEAALETLAAVQALGDQTETQLALIELLSDAQVRIGEIDTESQRRAGTTATGAVLVTHEGEPHWLVLNIGDSRTYRLQSGELEQLTVDHSQVQEFVDAGFLTPEEARVDPRRNVITRALGAGMAEPEADFFSLRALPGDMLLICSDGLTGELPDEEIADLLRSASSAEGGAEALVEATLALGAHDNVTVIVIAVGEAASEVDGAEVDGAEVDDAEVDGAEVDGRVVDGGHGDGPD